In the genome of Quercus robur chromosome 3, dhQueRobu3.1, whole genome shotgun sequence, one region contains:
- the LOC126718912 gene encoding integrin-linked protein kinase 1, with protein MSSDTSSGGDSTGGKVGGVSGGGSASVPSPSKEKQKEKEKARVSRTSSILWHAHQNDAGAVRKLLEEDRTLVNARDYDNRTPLHVASLHGWIDVAKCLIDYGADVNAQDRWKNTPLADAEGAKKHNMIELLKSYGGLSYGQNGSHFEPKPVPPPLPNKCDWEIDPSELDFSTSAMIGKGSFGEILKACWRGTPVAVKRILPSLSDDRLVIQDFRHEVNLLVKLRHPNIVQFLGAVTEKKPLMLITEYLRGGDLHQYLKEKGSLSPTTAINFALDIARGMAYLHNEPNVIIHRDLKPRNVLLVNSSADHLKVGDFGLSKLIKVQNTHDVYKMTGETGSYRYMAPEVFKHRRYDKKVDVFSFAMILYEMLEGDPPLANLEPYEAAKYVSEGNRPTFRSKGYIPELRELTEQCWAHDMNQRPPFLDILKRLEKTKENLPTDHHWNIFNT; from the exons ATGAGCTCCGACACATCCTCCGGCGGAGACAGCACCGGCGGCAAAGTCGGCGGCGTTAGCGGCGGAGGCTCCGCGTCAGTGCCGTCGCCGTCGAAGGAGAAgcagaaggagaaggagaaagcGAGAGTGAGCCGGACCTCTTCGATTCTCTGGCACGCGCACCAAAACGACGCCGGAGCCGTCCGGAAGCTTCTGGAGGAAGATCGGACGCTGGTGAACGCTAGGGACTACGACAACCGCACGCCGCTCCATGTGGCGTCGCTCCACGGCTGGATCGATGTCGCGAAGTGCTTGATCGACTATGGCGCCGATGTCAACGCTCAGGATCGATGGAAGAAcacc CCTTTAGCTGATGCTGAAGGAGCTAAAAAGCATAACATGATCGAGTTGTTAAAATCATACGGTGGCTTGTCTTAT GGCCAAAATGGAAGTCATTTTGAACCAAAGCCTGTTCCGCCCCCTCTGCCTAACAAGTGTGACTGGGAAATTGACCCTTCTGAGCTGGACTTCTCAACCTCAGCTATGATCGGGAAg GGGTCTTTTGGTGAGATTTTAAAAGCCTGTTGGCGTGGAACACCTGTAGCTGTCAAACGCATTCTTCCATCACTTTCAGATGACAGATTGGTGAT TCAGGACTTCAGGCATGAGGTTAATTTGCTAGTGAAGCTTCGTCACCCTAATATAGTCCAATTTCTTGGAGCTGTCACGGAGAAGAAGCCCTTGATGTTAATTACTGAGTACTTACGAGGG GGTGATCTCCATCAGTACCTCAAGGAAAAAGGTTCACTTAGTCCTACAACAGCTATCAACTTTGCATTGGACATTGCCAG AGGCATGGCTTATCTTCACAATGAGCCAAACGTCATAATTCACCGGGACCTAAAACCAAG GAATGTTCTTCTAGTCAATTCCAGTGCAGACCATTTAAAAGTTGGAGATTTTGGACTAAGCAAGCTCATCAAGGTTCAGAATACTCATGATGTTTACAAAATGACTGGAGAGACTGGAAGTT ACCGGTATATGGCTCCTGAAGTTTTCAAGCACCGGAGATATGATAAGAAGGTTGATGTCTTCTCTTTCGCAATGATACTTTATGAG ATGCTTGAAGGGGACCCACCACTTGCAAACCTTGAGCCTTATGAAGCAGCAAAATATGTGAGTGAGGGAAACAGGCCTACATTTCGCTCAAAAGGATATATCCCTGAATTGAGAGA ATTAACAGAGCAATGTTGGGCCCATGACATGAACCAAAGACCTCCTTTCTTAGACATCCTCAAGAGGCTTGAGAAGACAAAGGAAAATCTACCGACTGACCATCACTGGAACATATTTAATACATAA